GCGCGGCGCTGATGACAGTCTTTCTTGGTCTGTCGTCGTTCGTACTGGGCTCGGCCTTGGGGCTGCTGGTTGCGCTGTCCCGTCTCTCCAGCGTCCCGGCATTGCGCGCCTTCGCCTTTGCGTACGTGTCGATCTTCCGCGGCACACCGTTGCTCGTGCAGATCCTGCTGATCTATTTCGGCTTGCCGCGCTACGGCATCACGCTCGACCCGGTTCCGGCCGCGATGCTGGCGCTCACGCTGTTTTCGGCTGCGTATCTCAGCGAGAACTTTCGCTCAGGTATTAATGCGGTCGATAAAGGGCAGTGGGAAGCGGCGATGTCGTTGGGCATGGGGTACTGGAAAGCGATGTCGCGCGTGGTACTACCGCAAGGCCTGCGGATCGCGATCGCGCCGGTCGGCAGCCGCATGATCGCGCTGATCAAGGACACCTCGCTCGCGTCGACCATCACGGTCGTCGAACTTACCCGGGTGGCGGATCAGGTCGGCGCGTCGACGTTCCGCTACATGGAGATGTTCCTGATGGTCGGTCTCATCTACTGGATGATCAATCAGATTCTCACGATCATTCAGACGTTACTTGAAAATCGCGTTTCGAGGCGCTTCTTATGAACAAGCAGATCAGGACCATCCAGGTTCAGGGGCTGTGCAAGGCATTCGGTGAGAACCAGGTGCTTCGCGGCGTGGATTTCAGCGTGTCGCAGGGCGAAGTCGTGGTGATCATGGGACCGTCCGGGTCCGGTAAGACGACGCTATTACGATCGCTGAATTTCCTGGAGATGCCGGATGCCGGCAACGTCACCGTGTGTGGTATCGATGTCGTGTGCAACGGCGCCACGCGGCCGTCACGTGAAGATCAAAAGAAAATTCGCGCCATCCGGCAGCGGACGGCGATGGTGTTCCAGTCGTTCAATCTGTTCCCGCATCGTACGGCGCTGGAAAACGTCATGGAAGGGCCGGTGAGCGTGAAAGGCGTGAGCAAAGCCGAGGCCGCCGAGCGCGGAATGCGGCTGCTCGAGCAAGTCGGTCTGTCGGCCAAGGCGAACGAATATCCGGCCCGGCTTTCGGGCGGGCAGAAACAGCGTGTGGCGATTGCCCGCGCGTTGGCGATGGAGCCGGAAGTCATCCTGTTCGACGAACCGACTTCGGCGCTGGACCCGGCGCTGCGCGAAGACGTGCTGACAGCAATGCGCGATCTTGCCGGACGAGGGATGACCATGCTGGTCGTCACGCACGAGGTGCGCTTTGCCCGCGACGTCGCCGATCGGGTCGTCTTTATGGACGGCGGCGTGGTGCTGGAAGACACCACCTCGCAGCAGTTTTTCGGCGAGCAGAGTAGCGAGCGTGTGCGTCAGTTTCTCAATCTCATCGAAATCTGATCGAGGTGGTGCGTTGGGATGTAATCGACACCAACGTTGCCTGACGGGCCGGCCGGTCGGCGGGCGGAGATGACGGCACGGGCAAGGCTTATTTCGCTCGTTGCAGCACGGTTGAAAACAGGATGTCCTTCAGATTGACGACCGGTGCGGGATCGCGTTGCGCCTTGGCCAACAGAAACGCGCCCTGCATGGACGCCACGATGAACGAGGCGAGCTGCTGATTGCTGATCGCAGATCGCAATTCACCGGCTTCGACCGCGGCGTCCAGGCAGTAGACCACACACCGCTCGACCTCGGCGAAGATCTCGTTGATGCGCGAACGGATCGGCTCGCTGTCGTTCGAATCCAGCGCGAAGTTGCCGAGCAGGCAGCCATTGCGAGCGTCGTTGCGGCTAATGAGTTTGATGTGCACGTCCAGATACTTGCGCAGCCGCAAGAGCGGTTTCATCTCGTCATTGCACAACGTGTCGCGAAGATCGTATTGGGCGGCCGCGAAATACAGCTCGATCACTTCGAGCCCGAACGCTTCTTTCGACGCGAAGTGATTGGTGAACGAGCCATGCGGTACGCCCGCCGCCTGGACGATATCGCGCACACTGGCGCCATTGAAGCCGTATTCGTGGATGACACGCATGCCCTCGGCAATCAACGTGTCTTTATGGGAAGGTTTCGGCATCGCGCATGCACCATTGAAAAAGACGGACGAGCGGATTATGGCATCCGCTCGTCCGAGCCGTGTGAGCTCGAATCAATCGAGTTCGACATGCGGAGCCAGTTGCTGAAAAGCGCGTCAGGCGCCGGCGAACATGTCGTTGAACTGCGTAACGAAAGCCGCTTCGTTCGGGCCGGCGTTGTTGCGCAGCGGCCGGGCCACGTCGACCAGCGCTTCCTCTGCATCCGTGCCGAGTTCGTGCATGGTTTGCTCGATGAACGGCGCGAGCGGCATGGCGCGCGGTTCGTTCTTGCTGTTCAGCAGGTCGGTTTGAACCCACGGCGGTGCAATTTCGACCACGCGTACCGACGTGTCTTTCAGTTTGTAACGCAGCGATTGCGTATACGAATGCATCGCGGCTTTCGTCGACGAGTAGACGCCGGCAATCGCCATCGGCACGAAACCGAGTACCGACGACACGTTGACGATGGTCGCGTCGCCCTGCTGCTTCAAATGTTCAACGAGCGCACCCGTCAGCCGGATCGGACCCATCACGTTGGTGGTCAGCGTGGACACCAGCATCGCGTCATCGACCGGCTGGCTGAGATCGTCGATATGCATCACGCCGGCGTTGTTGATCAGCACGTTCAGCGAGGGCCACTTGGCGACCACGTCACGAGCTGCCGCAGCAATGCTCTGAGGATCGCCGATATCGAGCTCAATCGCCTGCATGCCCGGATTGGCGGCGATGGTTTCGTCGAGATTCGCGCGGCGCCGGCCCGCAATGATGACCTGATTGCCGAGCCGGTGGAACGCTTCAGCGAGACCGCGGCCAATGCCCGAACCGCCGCCGGTGATAAGAATCGTGTTGCCAGTCGTTTTCATGATGTGTCTCTCAAAGGGGAAGGTGGCGATGCCCGTTGTTGGGGAGGCATCGGTGTGGACGTAATATGGACGAACGTATTGAATCGATAAAGCACCTGGAAATGAATGCACCGTTTCACCTGGCTCAACAATCGCGGCGCTTTAAAAATGGGGCGCAGAGTCCTGGCGAGCATTGAAGCTGCCCGACGGCGCCTATAATTCGCGGACAAAGTCTGGCTTCGGAGAACCCATGACAAGCCCCGATCTCACGACGCGCCGTTCCATGCAGTTCTGGTTCGATTTCGGCAGCACTTACAGCTACCTGAGCATGATGCGCATCGAAGCGTTGGCGCAGCAACGCGACGTCGCGATCGAATGGCGTCCGTTTCTATTGGGTGCGATCTTCAGGTCGTTTGGCTGGGACAACTCGCCGTTCGTATTGCAGAAAGAGAAGGGCGCTTACGTATGGCGCGATATGGCTCGCCAGTGCGGGAAATACGGCCTGCCCTGGACCCAACCCAGCGAGTTTCCGCGCCGGGCGCTTCTCCCCCTGCGCGTCGCGCTGGTTGGTGCGCAGCAACATTGGAGCGGGGCGTTCTGCAAACGGATGATGCAAATCAACTTCGTCGATGACAGGCATATCGACGATCCGGACGTGGTCGCACGAGCGCTGAGCGAGCTCGATTTGCCGGCGGAAGCGATCGTCGCCGCCGCACTGTCCGAGCAAAACAAGCGCGATATGCGCGCGCAAACGGACGAGGCGGTACGGCGCGGTATTTTCGGCGCACCGACGTTCTTTGTCGGCGAAGAAATGTTCTGGGGCAACGATCGTTTAGAGGACGCGATATCGCTAGCCGCTCGATGACACGACGACAGCGCGATCAGCTTTGCGAGTCAGTCCGCGCTTCAAGCGCTCGGACCACCGCAATCATGTCGTCCTTGTCGTATCCCAATGCGTGGGTCTCGGCGAATAGCGCATAGCACACGTCCAACAATGGCGATGCGACTTTGGCTTCTCGCGCGGCTTCGGCAATGAGCCGATTGTTCTTCAGAACGTCGGTGATCGACGCTTGAACCGCGAAATCGCGAGCCACCAGCTTGAGCGACTTGACGCGGGAAATGCTGCTAGCCATTTGCCCCGCATCGACCACCGCGCGAAATTGCTGCATGTCCAAGCCATGATGGTCGGCAAAGTGAGCCGCCTCGGCGAGCCCGGTCATCGAGGTAATCAGAAAGATGTTGACCGCCAACTTCATCAGCAAAGCGTTCGGCACGGGTCCACAGACAAAGGTCTCGCGACAGACGGGCTTGAGCAGCGCGCGGACTGCTTCGATCACGTTGGCGTCGCCGGCCAGCATGGCCACGAGTTCACCCGCTTCGGCGGGTTTCCTCGAACCGGACACCGGTGCTTCCACATAGAAGCCGCCCGCGGCGCGAATGTCGGCTTCGAGCGCGCGCGAGTACTCGGGCGAGGTCGTGCCCATATGCAGGATCGTGTGCTGAGCGACGTTGGCCTCGAATTCAGGTGTGCCGCGGCCGAGTACCGAGTCGATGGCGTCGCCGTGAGCGAGCATCAGAATCACAACCGAGGTTCGCCTGAACACGTCGCCCGGGCTGGCCGCCACCGTTGCGCCCAGTGCGTGCAGCGGTTCGATGCGGTCGAGCGATCGACTCCAGACGGTCAGCGGTGTGCCCGCCCGGATCAGATTGAGCGCCATAGGCTGGCCCATGACACCGATACCGATGAAACCCAGATCCATGCTCATCTCCGTTGCCGGTCCGCAACCGGGTTCGGAATGCGAGATCATCCGGCGCTTATCGAAAGAATCATGTCAGGTACGGCGTGCGGCGGCAAAGGAAAAAATTTTGACGACAGGTGAGGCGCGCTCACCTTTTCCCCGTACTCAAGGCCTGCCGCGGACGGCACCGCCGCCTCCGCGTCGCATTCGTTTGATGTGGATAGCTAGATCGTTGACATCGCTATCGGCTATCCTTACTGCCGCATTGGACCGGGCGAGATCGAGATGGTCTCGTTGATGCTGTTCCGGGGTTCCGGCCACTGCAAGACACCACCGCAAGACACTTACAACAACATACCGCGAGTATCTGGACCGACCATGCTACGCCACACCCTCCCGAGATCCCGGCGCGCGCTTGCCTGCTTCATGCTGGCTGCGATTGCCGGCGGCCTCACCGCTTGCAGTGACGGCATGTCGGATA
This genomic stretch from Paraburkholderia bryophila harbors:
- a CDS encoding SDR family oxidoreductase, which produces MKTTGNTILITGGGSGIGRGLAEAFHRLGNQVIIAGRRRANLDETIAANPGMQAIELDIGDPQSIAAAARDVVAKWPSLNVLINNAGVMHIDDLSQPVDDAMLVSTLTTNVMGPIRLTGALVEHLKQQGDATIVNVSSVLGFVPMAIAGVYSSTKAAMHSYTQSLRYKLKDTSVRVVEIAPPWVQTDLLNSKNEPRAMPLAPFIEQTMHELGTDAEEALVDVARPLRNNAGPNEAAFVTQFNDMFAGA
- a CDS encoding amino acid ABC transporter permease → MLDLFMRSLPLLRSAALMTVFLGLSSFVLGSALGLLVALSRLSSVPALRAFAFAYVSIFRGTPLLVQILLIYFGLPRYGITLDPVPAAMLALTLFSAAYLSENFRSGINAVDKGQWEAAMSLGMGYWKAMSRVVLPQGLRIAIAPVGSRMIALIKDTSLASTITVVELTRVADQVGASTFRYMEMFLMVGLIYWMINQILTIIQTLLENRVSRRFL
- a CDS encoding 2-hydroxychromene-2-carboxylate isomerase: MTSPDLTTRRSMQFWFDFGSTYSYLSMMRIEALAQQRDVAIEWRPFLLGAIFRSFGWDNSPFVLQKEKGAYVWRDMARQCGKYGLPWTQPSEFPRRALLPLRVALVGAQQHWSGAFCKRMMQINFVDDRHIDDPDVVARALSELDLPAEAIVAAALSEQNKRDMRAQTDEAVRRGIFGAPTFFVGEEMFWGNDRLEDAISLAAR
- a CDS encoding NAD(P)-dependent oxidoreductase, which codes for MDLGFIGIGVMGQPMALNLIRAGTPLTVWSRSLDRIEPLHALGATVAASPGDVFRRTSVVILMLAHGDAIDSVLGRGTPEFEANVAQHTILHMGTTSPEYSRALEADIRAAGGFYVEAPVSGSRKPAEAGELVAMLAGDANVIEAVRALLKPVCRETFVCGPVPNALLMKLAVNIFLITSMTGLAEAAHFADHHGLDMQQFRAVVDAGQMASSISRVKSLKLVARDFAVQASITDVLKNNRLIAEAAREAKVASPLLDVCYALFAETHALGYDKDDMIAVVRALEARTDSQS
- a CDS encoding TetR/AcrR family transcriptional regulator, with amino-acid sequence MPKPSHKDTLIAEGMRVIHEYGFNGASVRDIVQAAGVPHGSFTNHFASKEAFGLEVIELYFAAAQYDLRDTLCNDEMKPLLRLRKYLDVHIKLISRNDARNGCLLGNFALDSNDSEPIRSRINEIFAEVERCVVYCLDAAVEAGELRSAISNQQLASFIVASMQGAFLLAKAQRDPAPVVNLKDILFSTVLQRAK
- a CDS encoding amino acid ABC transporter ATP-binding protein, with protein sequence MNKQIRTIQVQGLCKAFGENQVLRGVDFSVSQGEVVVIMGPSGSGKTTLLRSLNFLEMPDAGNVTVCGIDVVCNGATRPSREDQKKIRAIRQRTAMVFQSFNLFPHRTALENVMEGPVSVKGVSKAEAAERGMRLLEQVGLSAKANEYPARLSGGQKQRVAIARALAMEPEVILFDEPTSALDPALREDVLTAMRDLAGRGMTMLVVTHEVRFARDVADRVVFMDGGVVLEDTTSQQFFGEQSSERVRQFLNLIEI